The window CGCCAATCGCGCCGGCTGCGCGCGCCCGCGCGTACCATTCGTCGATCTGCGGGGTCGAGATGCCGGAGGCCAGTCCTCGCTTGATCGTCCACCCGGCGTCGAGGATCTCGCCGACGGCGTCGAGCCGCCGGTCGAGAATCGCCGCGCGCAGGTCGAGCGCCAGGTCTCGCAGCCGCCGCGCGTCGTCGAGCGCCGCCGTGCCCTCCTCGAAGCCGCGCTGCTGTTCGGCGAGAATCGTATCGGCGCGCCGGGTGAGGCCGGTGTAGAGCAGGAGCAGATGCTCCTCGAGGTCGCGCCGAAACTCCCCGCCCGGAAGGAGCGGCTCGACGAGCACGCCGTCCGGCTCGAACCGGATGAACTGAAACCCTCCGTACGCCGCGATGTACTGATCCTGCCGGCCGATCGGCCGGCCGAGACGGTCCAGTTCGATCGCGCAGGCCTCTTCGGCGAGCCGCCTGGCACCCACGTGCCGGCCGGCATAGGCGTGCAGCGCGTGCAACAGGCCGACGGTGTACGTGCTGGAGGAGCCGAGGCCCGTGCCGCGGGACGGGATGTCCGAGATCGATGTGATCTCGATCCCGCCGCCGATCCCGGTCATCCGGAGGGCCTCGCGAATCAGTTCGTGCTTCAGGTCCTCCACGCGGTCGACCATCTCGGTGATGGAGTAGCTCGCCCGGATCCGCTCGTCGAATTTCCTGTTGACCGTGATGTACATGTACTTGTCGATCGCCGTCGCGACGACGGCGCCCGACGCCCCCCGGTACACGGCGGGAAAGTCGGAGCCGCCGCCGGCGAAGCTGATGCGAAGCGGCGTGCGCGTAATGATCACGGCGCATCACTTTCGGCCCGTTGCCTGCCGCTCCTTTCACCACGCATCGGCCGGCGCGATTTGCTCCTCTCGTGGAGCCTGCCGTATAATCCAGGCGTGACGCGCGTCCCCGCACTCGATCACCCCGACGGGAACCGGTCGATCCCGCCGCGCGGCCCGGCGGAACTTCTCATCGTGTCGAGCGGTCCCGGTGAAGTGGCGACCTGGGCGGTGCCGATGGCCCGCGCGGCGGCCGCCTGGGCGGCCGCGCGCGGGCACGCGCTCACGCTGTCGCTGGTGCTGCCCCCGTGCCAATTTGCGAGCGGGCAGGAAGCGGCGTTCGCGCGCCGCCAGGGGCTCTTTGCGCGCGTGCTCGGCCCGCGGGAGTGCCTCGCGATCGTGACGGGTCTCCGGCGTCTCACGCTCGCCGCGCCCGGGTGCGTCCTGCATCTGGGGGGCGATTTGTGGTACTCGTCGACGCTCGCCCGCCGCGCCGGCGTCCCGGCGTTTGCGTACGTCGAGACGCCGCTGATCCGCTCGCGGGCGCACCGGTTCGCCCGCGTCTTCGTCCCCTCGCGGGATCTCGCGGACGGGCTTGCCTCGGAGGGCGTTCCGCGCGATCGTCTCTTGACCGTCGGGGACCTGCGCGTGGATGCGCTGACGCAGGCCCGGCCGGGCGCCCGCGTGCCGCGCGCGGGGCTCCAGGTGGCGTTGTTTCCCGGCAGCCGGCGGTGGATCGTGCGGGGGTTCCTGCCGTTCTTGGTCGACATCGCGGCCGCGATGCGCGAACGGCGACCCGACGTGCGGTTCGTCCTCGTCGTCTCGCCGTTTCTCCGCCGCGAGGCGCTGACCCAGGTGCTCGACGGTCAACGGCCCGCGCTCGCGCGGCTTGGGATCGCGGTGGCGGACGGCGACGATCTCGGGGCGGCGGCCGAGGCCGATCTTGCCGTTACGCTTCCCGGTACGAACACCGTGCAACTCGCCGTGCTCGGTGTGCCGATGCTGGTGGTCCTGCCGCTGGACCGGCCGGGGCGGATCCGCACGGAGGGGCTGAGCGAGTGGCTCGGCCGTGTCCCCGGGCTTGGGAGCGCGATCAAAGGCGTCATGGCCCGGCGATTTCTGAAGCGGCCGCACGCTCTCGCATGGCCCAACCGCGAGGCCGGACGGATGATCGTTCCCGAACTGGTCGGCCGGCTCAGCCCCGGGGAGGTGGCCGGGCGGGCGCTCGCGCTGCTCGAGGATCCGGACGGACTCGACGCCACGGCCCGGGATCTGCGGGAATTGTATCGCACGCCGGCGGGGGTCGCGGATCGCATGCTCGAGGCGATGGCGTCGTCCCTGGCCGCGCCGGCCGGCCGTATCGCGGCGCCGGCGTGAGCAAACCACGTCTTCTTATCGTCAGCAACGGCTACGGCGAAGATCTCGAGGCGGCGCAGGTCGTGCGGTCGCTGCCGCCCGATCGTCTCGACGTCGCGGCCTATCCGCTGGTCGGGCTCGGGGGGGCCTATCCCGCCGGCGTGGAACTCCTCGATCCGCGGCGCGACTTCCCGAGCGGGGGTTTCGGAGTCCGCGCCGGCTGGCGAAGCACGTGGGCCGATCTGCGGCACGGCTGGCTCGCCTTCTGGCGGGCCCAGCGGCAGGCGTTGCGCGCGCAGCGCGGCCGGAGCGGACTCGTGCTGGCCGCCGGCGACGTGTATTGTCTCGCCATGGCGGCCGCCGCGGGCGGACCGACCGTCTACCTCGCGCTGCCGAAATCGGAATACGTCGGTCCGCACTCGCCGCTGGAGCGGTTGCTCATTCGGCGCCTGGCCACCCGCGTCTTCGCGCGAGACGAGGTGACGGCCGAGGCGCTGCGGCGGCGCGGGATCGACGCGCACTACGTCGGGTTCACGCTGATGGACACGCTGGCCGTGACGGGAGCAACCTTCGGCCTGCCGGCCGGCCGGCCGGTCGTGACGGTGCTCCCCGGAAGCAAGCCGCCCGCGTTCAATAACCTTCCCCTCCTCCTCCGGACGGTGGAGCGGGTCGCGGCCCGCATGGCCCCGCCGCCGGATGTGCTCGTTGCGTGGGCCCCACACCTGGCCGGCGAGCGCCTGCGGCAGACGGTGGAGACCGCCGGCGGCCGGTGGATTGACGGGCGGCGCTTCCGCCTCGGGCAGCTCGAGGCCCTGGTGACGTTGGAGCATTTCGCCGACGCGCTGGCGCAGGCCACGGTGGTCCTGGGCATGGCCGGCGCCGCGCACGAGCAGGCGGCGGGGCTCGGCAAGCCGGTCGTGGCGTTTCCGGGCACCGGCCCGCAGTTCACTGCGGTGTTCCTGGCCGAGCAGCAGCGGCTGCTCGGGGACGCGCTCGTCGCGACGCGCTCCCCGGAGGAGGCGGTCGAGGCGGTGCTGCGCCTCCTCGGCGATCCGGCGGAGCGCGAGCGCCGCGGCGCGGTCGGGCGTGCGCGGCAGGGTGGCCCGGGCGGCGCCGCGGCGATCGCCCATTACCTCCTGACGCGCCTGGCGGCGTAGCGGGGATGGGGCGCCGCGAGCGCGTCTGGGCGGCCGCCGTGCTGGCCGCCGCCGCCATCCTCACGTTCGCCCGCCTCGGCGCGGGCACGCTGTGGGATCAGGACGAGACGAAGTACGCGGAGGTCGCGCGGGAAATGCTCCAAACCGGCGACCCGATCACGCTGCACATGAACGGCAGTCCGTGGTACGTCCACCCGCCCCTCTACATGTGGCTCGTCGCGGCGACGGGCCGGATCGCCGGCTTCAGCACGCTCACCGTGCGGTTCTGGTCCGCGGCCGCAAGCGTGCTGGCCGTGTACGCGACGATGCTGCTCGGCACGGCGCTGTTCAACACGCGGACCGGTATTCTCGCCGGCGCGGTGCTGGCCGTGACGTTCCATTTTCTCGTGCAGTCACGCCTCGCCGTCTTCGATACGGTGCTGCTCGCCTTCATGCTGCTCGCCGCGTACGGCGCCGTGCGCGGGTACCAGCGGGGGCGCGCGGCCGACTATCTCCGGTTTTTCGTCTTTGCGGGACTCGCGACCCTCACCAAAGGTCCGATCGGGCTCGTACTCCCGGCGCTGGTGATGGCGGCGTTCGCGACCGCGCGGCGGGCGTGGCCGCGGTGGCGCGAGGTGCCCTGGGGAACGGGCCTCGCCCTCTACGCGCTGATCGGCCTGTCCTGGTACGCGGTGGAGGCGGCCGTGCGCGGCTCGGCGTTTGTTCGGCCGGTGCTCGGGTACTACGGGGTGGGGCGGTTCTTCGGCGTCGTCGAAAATCAAGCGGGTCCCTGGTATTACTACCTCCCGATTCTGGCGCTCGGCGCGTTCCCGTGGACCGCGTTCTGGCCCGCCGCCGCCGTCTGGCACGTCCGCCGGCTGCGCGAGGACGGCAGCCTCTTTGTGCTTCTCTGGTGCGGCATCACCGTGTGCTTCTACTCGCTGGCGCGGACCAAGCTGCCCAACTATGTGCTTCCGGTGTATCCGCTCGCCGCCGTAGGCGTCGCGGCCCTGTGGGACGCCTGGCTCGAGCGCCGGGCCGACGCGCCGACGCCTGCGGCGGCGCTCTCCGCCGTCCTGCTCGGGGTCCTGATCGCCGGGCTCTACGTCGGGATCGCCGGATACCTTGTGCGGCTGTACCCGCAACAGTACCACGCGTTCAGCCGGATCTTGCTCCCGCCGGCCGTCACGCTCGCCGCCGGCACCGCCATCGCCGCCGTCCTGCTGGTGTCCGGACGCCGCGCCGGCGCCTTCGTCGCCCTATGCGCCGGGATGGCGCTCACGTGGCTCGGCGTGATCGCGTGGGTGGCCCCGGTGGCGGAGGCGGAGAAGCCGATGCCGGTCGCCGCGCGGGCCATCGCGGCGGCCTGGCGGCCGGGCGACCGGATCCTCGGCTACCGGTTGGACGTCTACTCGTCGCTCATCTATTACTCCGGCCACCGGGTGGAGTGGGTGGACACGCCGCTCGGTCTGGCCAACGCGGCCTGCCTGCCCGGCCGGGTATTCGTCGTCATCGCGGACGCTGAGCGCCGGTGGGTGGCGCTGCCCCGGCCGATGACGCCGCTCTCGGCCCGCGGGGGGATTGAGGTGCTGGTGAAGCCCGAAAGCGTGACTTGCCCGTAACTCGACCCGCGGAGTCGAGACGACCGGATGCCGCTACCGAAGCGGTGTGGGGGTTTCCGGCCGCGCGTCGGTCCGTCCCGTCGCGGGCCGCGCCGCCGGTTGGCGGGTCTCCGCCGCGCCCGGCGACTTGAGCGCGCGAAACACGCCGTCGTAAAACGCCTCCCAGAGCAGAAAACTGTAGCATTCGTTGAGGATGAGCAGCCATCCCCGGGCTTCCGCGCGGGGCACCAGCCACCGGATGAACGGCGCGATGAGCCGCGTCCGGTACACGAGCCACTTCACCGGCAGCATGAACGGGGCGATTTCGAGAAAGATGCCGATGCGCGGGGAGCGCCCGTACTTGCGCCAGAAGTAGACGGCGCCGGTGCCGGCCTGCCGCAGCTTCTCCCGCACGCCCGGGAGATCCTCGACGTGGTGATGGTATCCGAGCGCCCGCGGTTCGTATTCGAATCGCACGCCCCGCGCGTGCAGGCGGAGGGCCAGCTCGATGTCCTCCCAGCCGTATCCGCTGAAGGTCTCGTCGAACCCGCCGGCGTCGAGCACGTCCCGCCGCAGCATCGAGCAGTTGCGCGTGGTCACGTGGAACGGCGACAGATCGCGGCGCCGCCGGATCGTAAAATCCGGGGTGATCTCCTTGACCTGCATAAAGGGCGTCACCCGCGAGTCCGGGTGCGTGGCGGTCCGGCCCTGCACGCCGAGTCCCGTCACGCCGGCGGGGTAGTGCCGGTGGTGCTCGGCGAGCAACGTCGGCGTGGCCCAGAGGTCGGAATCGAGAAACACCACGATGCGGCCCCGCGCACGCTGTACGCCGAGATTGCGGGCCGCGCTCCGCCCCCGGTTCATCTGCGTGACGTAGCGAACGGCCGGCCCCCCGGCGGCGGACAGCGCCGCCACCATCTCCGCCGTCCCGTCCGTGCTGCCGTCGTCGACCACCACGATCTCGCACGCGTCGGCCGGAAAGGCTTGCGCGCGCAGCATCCGGAGGGTCTCCTGCAGGACCTCCCGGTTGTTGTAGGTGGGGATGACGACGCTAATCTCCATCGGTCCGCGCGTGGGGCCGCACGTGGGCGTTCGCGTGGAGGTGGGCGAGGTAGCGGGCGTTGAGGACCCCCGACAGCAGGAGACGGCCGAGGCCGGGCGCCCCCGACCGGTCGGCCCGGCGGACCCACGCCTCGACGTTGTCGGGACGCACCAGCCCGAAGAGCCGCTGCGCGCCGTTGAGCGCCAGGTGAAACGGTGTGAACTGGAGCGCCAGGCGCGCCTCGAGCGTCGGATGCTTCTCGTAGAACAACCAGGCGGTGCGGGCGCGCTCTTCCTCCTTCGTCAAGAGGCCGGCGAGGCTCTCGGGCGAGACCTCCTCATGATAGTGGAACAGGGCCGCGTCCCGGCGATAGATACGCCGCAGGCCGAGCGCGCGAAGGCGGAAGCCGAGATCGAGCCCTTCCCATCCGTAGGGGTAGAAGATCTCGTCGAACAGGCCGACCCGCAGGAGATGCGCGCGCCGCACGGAGGCGTTGTCCGTATCGAAGTACGCGGTGGACAGGTCGAGGATGCTGCCCCGCGCCGCAAACGGCCGCTCGAGGGATCGCGTCAGGATGACCGGGCCGCGCCCGACCGCGGCGGGGTGGGTCTCGTGAATCGCCAGGTGCGCCTGCAGGAACGCCGGGGGCGCGAGATTGTCGCTGTCCACGAAGACGAGGACGTCGCCCCTGGCCTCACGGATCGCGTGGTTCCTCGCTCCCGGCACGCCCATGCGGTCGCGCAGCCAAAACGCCCGGATCGGCGGCCGGGCGTCGCGGGCGGCGGTCTCGACCACGGCGCGGGTCTCGTCGGTGGAGGCGTCGTCGACGACGAGCACTTCGTACCGGTCCGGGGGGAGCGATTGCGCCGCGAGGTGGTGCAGGCACCGGGCCAGCACCGGGGCCCGGTTGCGCGTGGGGGTGATGACGCTGACGGCGAGGCTCACGAGGCCGGCGGCGGGGCGGGGCCGGCGGCGGCCGGCACCGGGGCTTCCTCGAGCAGCTGGCTTCGAACCAGACGGCTGTAGGGCCCGTCGCGCGAGGTCAACTCGTCGTGCCGGCCGATCTCCGCGATCCGCCCGTCCAGCATGACGACGATGCGATCGGCGCTGCGGACCGTGGAGAGGCGGTGGGCCACGATGAACGTGGTCCGCCGCTCCGTGAGGCGCGCCATGGCCTCCTGGATCGCTTCTTCCGACTCGGTGTCCAGGGCCGAGGTCGCTTCGTCCAGGATGTAGATCGCCGGATCGTTGAGCACCGCGCGGGCCAGCGCCAGGCGCTGCCGCTGGCCTCCCGAGAGCTGCAGTCCGCCTTCGCCGAGCACCTGGTCGTAGCCCCGGGGCAGCGCGGCGATGAACCCGTGCGCGTTCGCCACCCGGGCGGCGTTCTCGACCTCGCGCCGCGATGCGTGGGGCCGGCCGTAGGCGATGTTCTCCGCGATCGTGCCCGCAAAGAGGATCGTGTCCTGGGGGACCAGGCCGATCTGCGCCCGCACCGAGGCAATCGTGACACGCCGCAGATCGTAGCCGTCGATCTCCACCGTTCCGTCCGTCGGATCGTAGAACCGGGGGATGAGATTCACGAGGCTCGTCTTGCCGGCGCCGCTCGGGCCCACAATCGCGACGTGTTCGCCCGGTTGGACGTCGAGCGTGACGTCGTGCAGCGCGAAGCGCCCCGGTTCGTAGGCCAGCGACACGCCCGCGAAACGGACGCGGCCCTGCGCGCGGGGCAGCGGGACGGCCCCCGGAGCGTTGCGGACGGTCTCCGGCACGTCCAGCAGTTCGTAGACGCGCTCCAGCCCGGCCATCGCCTGGCGCGCCTCGGAGTAGAGCCGCGTCAGGCTCATCGCGGGGTCCATGGACAGCGCGAGGTAGCCGAGGAAGGCGAGCAGCGACCCGGGCGTCATCTCGTGCCGCGCGACGTACCGGGCGCCGGCCCACAGCACGAGCACGAGGGCGAGCGCGGTGAGCAGACTGACGAGCGAGACCTCGACGGCGATGATCCGGCGGATCCCGTAGTTGGCCTGGAACGTGCGCTCGTTGACGCGGCCGAACCGGCGTTCTTCGCGGGACTCCTGGACGAAGGCGCGGATGACCCGCGCGCCGATCACCGATTCTTTGATCAGACCGGTAAGCGACGCGACCTGCTGCTGCGCCCGGGTCGAGATAGTGTGCACTTCGCGCGCGAATACCCGGGCCGCGACCACGAACGCGGGCAGCGCAACGAAGGTGAGGACCGCCAGCCGCCAGTTGATGAGGAACACCATCACGATGATGCCGGTGAGCGTCATCGCCGTCGTGATCAGGTCGACGATCCCGCCGAGCAGGCGCTGCTCGACGAGCTGCGTGTCCTGGATCGTCCGCGAGATTACTTCGCCGCTGTGCCAGGCGGCGAACCGGGCCAGGGACCAGCGCTGGACGCGGTGGAAGATCTGGGCGCGTAGATCGGCTACGAGGCGGTGCCCGACGAAGGCGAGCAGCGACAGCTGGATGTACAGGCACATGCTGCGGAACGCGTAGATCGCGAGCACGATGAGTGCGGCATGGTTGAGGATCGCGAGGCTGCCGGTCTGAATGACCCGGTCGGCCTGCTCGCCGAGGTAGCGGGGCACGTAGAGCCACGCCACGGCCACGAGGATCGCGGCGCTGACGCCGGCGGTGAGCTGGACGGTGTACGGGCGCAGAAAGGCGCTGAGGCGCCGCAATTCGGCCACGGCGCCATTATACATGGGGCGATCGGTGCGGGCGAGCAGGCCGCGATCCCGGAGGACTCGCCCGCCCATCCGCGAACAACCGCAACGGCGCGGCCCGACCGCGGCAAGATGCGCGAGAGATGTGCTATAGTAGGGGCGCCGTGCCCGTCGGCGCGGCCCCGGCACGGAGGATACGCAGCGTATGCATCGATACTTCGCAGCAATCATCGTGACCGTGTGTGTCGGAGGGCTGCTGATTCCGGCCGGCGCCGCCCCGCAGACGACGTCCACGCAGGAACTGCGCACGCTCTTCGGCCACCTGCTCGGCGACCCGGCGATGCTCCACCTGGAGGCGGTCCCCGACCTCTACGACGGCGGATACGCGCGCGTGAGCCTGTACGGGCGCCACGTGATGATCAAGGGGATGCTGATCGACGAATTGTGGATTCGCCTGGTCGGCGTGTCCTTCGACCCGGCCGCGCTCAGGCGCGGCGCGCTCAAGATCCTCGACATTCGCGACAACGCGATCTACGGCACGCTGTCGCTCGCCGCGGTGCAGGACTTTCTCAACCAGCAGGCGTCGGTGAAGGACGTGCGGCTCGCCCTCGATCAGGAGGCGGTCACCGGCGCCGCGACGGTCGTGTACAACGGCATCCCGACGCGGGTGCGGATGCAGGGGATCTTCCAGGTCTACGGGCAGCCGGAGGTCTTCTTCCACGTCCAGGCGCTCTCCGTGAACTCCATCCCCGTCCCGTACGTGCTCGCGGCCAACCTCGAGCGGCAGATCAACCCCGTGGTTGACTTCCGGACGTGGCCGGTGCAGTTCAAGATCCGCACGTTCCGGCAGACGCCGAAAGGGTTCGTGCTCAGCAGTCAGCGCGACTTCGGACAACCGTGCGACATCTGCGGGGGGCCGCCGGTCCAACTCCAACCGTGAGCGCCCACCCGTTCCGGGCCCGGCTCGCGCGCGGCCCGCTCCTCTGCGACGGCGCGATGGGCACGCTCTTGTACGCCCGGGGCGTGGCGTTCGATCACTGCTTCGACGCGCTCAACCTGTCGGACCGCGAGCGCGTCCTGAACGTCCATCTCGACTACCTCCGCGCCGGTGCCGAGATCATCG of the bacterium genome contains:
- a CDS encoding GHMP kinase, whose amino-acid sequence is MIITRTPLRISFAGGGSDFPAVYRGASGAVVATAIDKYMYITVNRKFDERIRASYSITEMVDRVEDLKHELIREALRMTGIGGGIEITSISDIPSRGTGLGSSSTYTVGLLHALHAYAGRHVGARRLAEEACAIELDRLGRPIGRQDQYIAAYGGFQFIRFEPDGVLVEPLLPGGEFRRDLEEHLLLLYTGLTRRADTILAEQQRGFEEGTAALDDARRLRDLALDLRAAILDRRLDAVGEILDAGWTIKRGLASGISTPQIDEWYARARAAGAIGGKLVGAGGGGFLLLFASPRDHAAILARLPDLRPVPVRLEPFGSRIIYVEE
- a CDS encoding lipid-A-disaccharide synthase-related protein, which codes for MSKPRLLIVSNGYGEDLEAAQVVRSLPPDRLDVAAYPLVGLGGAYPAGVELLDPRRDFPSGGFGVRAGWRSTWADLRHGWLAFWRAQRQALRAQRGRSGLVLAAGDVYCLAMAAAAGGPTVYLALPKSEYVGPHSPLERLLIRRLATRVFARDEVTAEALRRRGIDAHYVGFTLMDTLAVTGATFGLPAGRPVVTVLPGSKPPAFNNLPLLLRTVERVAARMAPPPDVLVAWAPHLAGERLRQTVETAGGRWIDGRRFRLGQLEALVTLEHFADALAQATVVLGMAGAAHEQAAGLGKPVVAFPGTGPQFTAVFLAEQQRLLGDALVATRSPEEAVEAVLRLLGDPAERERRGAVGRARQGGPGGAAAIAHYLLTRLAA
- a CDS encoding glycosyltransferase family 39 protein — translated: MGRRERVWAAAVLAAAAILTFARLGAGTLWDQDETKYAEVAREMLQTGDPITLHMNGSPWYVHPPLYMWLVAATGRIAGFSTLTVRFWSAAASVLAVYATMLLGTALFNTRTGILAGAVLAVTFHFLVQSRLAVFDTVLLAFMLLAAYGAVRGYQRGRAADYLRFFVFAGLATLTKGPIGLVLPALVMAAFATARRAWPRWREVPWGTGLALYALIGLSWYAVEAAVRGSAFVRPVLGYYGVGRFFGVVENQAGPWYYYLPILALGAFPWTAFWPAAAVWHVRRLREDGSLFVLLWCGITVCFYSLARTKLPNYVLPVYPLAAVGVAALWDAWLERRADAPTPAAALSAVLLGVLIAGLYVGIAGYLVRLYPQQYHAFSRILLPPAVTLAAGTAIAAVLLVSGRRAGAFVALCAGMALTWLGVIAWVAPVAEAEKPMPVAARAIAAAWRPGDRILGYRLDVYSSLIYYSGHRVEWVDTPLGLANAACLPGRVFVVIADAERRWVALPRPMTPLSARGGIEVLVKPESVTCP
- a CDS encoding glycosyltransferase family 2 protein; this encodes MEISVVIPTYNNREVLQETLRMLRAQAFPADACEIVVVDDGSTDGTAEMVAALSAAGGPAVRYVTQMNRGRSAARNLGVQRARGRIVVFLDSDLWATPTLLAEHHRHYPAGVTGLGVQGRTATHPDSRVTPFMQVKEITPDFTIRRRRDLSPFHVTTRNCSMLRRDVLDAGGFDETFSGYGWEDIELALRLHARGVRFEYEPRALGYHHHVEDLPGVREKLRQAGTGAVYFWRKYGRSPRIGIFLEIAPFMLPVKWLVYRTRLIAPFIRWLVPRAEARGWLLILNECYSFLLWEAFYDGVFRALKSPGAAETRQPAARPATGRTDARPETPTPLR
- a CDS encoding glycosyltransferase family A protein, which gives rise to MSLAVSVITPTRNRAPVLARCLHHLAAQSLPPDRYEVLVVDDASTDETRAVVETAARDARPPIRAFWLRDRMGVPGARNHAIREARGDVLVFVDSDNLAPPAFLQAHLAIHETHPAAVGRGPVILTRSLERPFAARGSILDLSTAYFDTDNASVRRAHLLRVGLFDEIFYPYGWEGLDLGFRLRALGLRRIYRRDAALFHYHEEVSPESLAGLLTKEEERARTAWLFYEKHPTLEARLALQFTPFHLALNGAQRLFGLVRPDNVEAWVRRADRSGAPGLGRLLLSGVLNARYLAHLHANAHVRPHARTDGD
- a CDS encoding ABC transporter ATP-binding protein — encoded protein: MGGRVLRDRGLLARTDRPMYNGAVAELRRLSAFLRPYTVQLTAGVSAAILVAVAWLYVPRYLGEQADRVIQTGSLAILNHAALIVLAIYAFRSMCLYIQLSLLAFVGHRLVADLRAQIFHRVQRWSLARFAAWHSGEVISRTIQDTQLVEQRLLGGIVDLITTAMTLTGIIVMVFLINWRLAVLTFVALPAFVVAARVFAREVHTISTRAQQQVASLTGLIKESVIGARVIRAFVQESREERRFGRVNERTFQANYGIRRIIAVEVSLVSLLTALALVLVLWAGARYVARHEMTPGSLLAFLGYLALSMDPAMSLTRLYSEARQAMAGLERVYELLDVPETVRNAPGAVPLPRAQGRVRFAGVSLAYEPGRFALHDVTLDVQPGEHVAIVGPSGAGKTSLVNLIPRFYDPTDGTVEIDGYDLRRVTIASVRAQIGLVPQDTILFAGTIAENIAYGRPHASRREVENAARVANAHGFIAALPRGYDQVLGEGGLQLSGGQRQRLALARAVLNDPAIYILDEATSALDTESEEAIQEAMARLTERRTTFIVAHRLSTVRSADRIVVMLDGRIAEIGRHDELTSRDGPYSRLVRSQLLEEAPVPAAAGPAPPPAS